From bacterium, the proteins below share one genomic window:
- a CDS encoding VCBS repeat-containing protein, whose protein sequence is MFNTYAPSVASRLATTSPLAVDASYTILDGMLDISVDVAVDAATSGAGRTVRFFVASEDEHGHLNMVRAVLTPEPFTLTTPGQSVTVTRSVPMAAGWEETNLNVVVMVQSSLTGEVFQAAQAIPDYAGQIVIDCDPDGIDAAWDITGPGLARSGRGDAVLNVFATGLYELSWEDVAYWNSPAGLQQQTLIQDGTATFTGTYSDGPFVAITSAPFGDTGAGAAISLVDIDGDGNLDVHMTSDGATDRLLRGDGALAFTEVAGSALAAAGAVRGAAWADFNGDGASDVYVTRAGQSNQLFLNDGTGVFTAVSAFGDTDTGQSGGAAFVDFDNDGLLDVAFGNMGTANVLLDSQGEIAPGLVLFSTVAGNFASTAATTCIAWGDGNLDGRLDPFVANSFAANLMFESTALGFSDVAASQGMNNLGDSRGAAWGDYDNDGDLDLYLANDGQADVLYACTGPFQYNTIGGTNLGDRGRGRGVAWLDLDNDGNLDLYVVRRDQPDLVLMGDGAGGFVRVPVGPDEATTAGNAVAVGDVDNDGRLDLAISREGAANLLLRNEFTTGNHWVRFDLAGSGTNTDAIGARVVVTAGGVSRTRLVSPGSAYLACSAPEPHFGLGSATVVDQVDIHWPSGLHQTFGPVPVDRVLSVVEGLEPSPAPDEGGLPRLTSLGQAVPNPFNPSTTIRFSLDRPAHATVTVYAVDGRPVRTLAAADYPAGHHAVTWQGTDAGGRPVASGTYLYRLVTDAGFTATGRMTLVK, encoded by the coding sequence ATGTTCAACACCTACGCCCCTTCGGTGGCCTCGCGCCTGGCCACGACCAGCCCGCTGGCCGTCGACGCGTCCTACACCATCCTGGACGGGATGCTCGACATCAGCGTCGACGTCGCGGTCGACGCGGCCACGTCGGGGGCCGGCCGGACGGTGCGGTTCTTCGTCGCCTCGGAGGACGAGCACGGGCACCTGAACATGGTGCGGGCGGTCCTCACGCCCGAGCCCTTCACCCTGACGACGCCCGGGCAGTCGGTCACGGTCACGCGCAGCGTTCCCATGGCCGCCGGCTGGGAAGAGACCAACCTGAACGTCGTCGTCATGGTGCAGAGCAGCCTGACCGGCGAGGTGTTCCAGGCCGCCCAGGCCATTCCCGACTACGCCGGCCAGATCGTGATCGACTGCGACCCCGACGGCATCGACGCCGCCTGGGACATCACCGGGCCGGGGCTGGCCCGCTCGGGCCGCGGCGACGCCGTGCTGAACGTCTTCGCGACCGGCCTGTACGAGTTGAGCTGGGAGGACGTGGCCTACTGGAACTCGCCGGCCGGCCTGCAGCAGCAGACGCTGATCCAGGACGGGACGGCGACCTTCACCGGCACCTACTCCGACGGTCCCTTCGTCGCCATCACCTCGGCGCCGTTCGGCGACACGGGCGCCGGCGCGGCCATCAGCCTCGTCGACATCGACGGCGACGGTAATCTCGACGTGCACATGACCAGCGACGGGGCCACCGATCGCCTCCTGCGGGGCGACGGCGCCCTGGCCTTCACCGAAGTCGCCGGCTCGGCCCTGGCCGCGGCCGGTGCGGTGCGCGGTGCGGCCTGGGCCGACTTCAACGGCGACGGGGCGAGCGACGTGTACGTGACCCGCGCGGGCCAGTCGAACCAGCTCTTCCTCAACGACGGCACCGGCGTCTTCACGGCCGTCAGCGCGTTCGGCGACACCGACACCGGACAGAGCGGCGGCGCCGCCTTCGTCGACTTCGACAACGACGGCCTGCTCGACGTGGCCTTCGGCAACATGGGGACGGCCAACGTGCTGCTGGACAGCCAGGGCGAGATCGCGCCCGGGCTCGTGCTCTTCAGCACCGTGGCGGGCAACTTCGCCAGCACCGCGGCGACCACCTGCATCGCCTGGGGCGACGGCAACCTCGACGGCCGCCTCGATCCCTTCGTCGCCAACAGCTTCGCGGCCAATCTCATGTTCGAGAGCACGGCGCTCGGGTTCTCGGACGTCGCCGCCAGCCAGGGCATGAACAACCTCGGCGACAGCCGCGGCGCCGCCTGGGGCGACTACGACAACGACGGCGACCTCGACCTCTACCTCGCCAACGACGGCCAGGCCGACGTGCTGTACGCCTGCACGGGTCCGTTCCAGTACAACACCATCGGCGGCACGAACCTCGGCGACCGCGGCCGGGGGCGCGGCGTCGCCTGGCTCGATCTGGACAACGACGGCAACCTCGACCTCTACGTGGTGCGTCGCGACCAGCCGGACCTGGTGCTGATGGGCGATGGGGCGGGCGGCTTCGTTCGCGTGCCGGTGGGACCGGACGAGGCCACCACCGCCGGCAACGCCGTCGCCGTGGGCGACGTCGACAACGACGGCCGCCTCGACCTCGCCATCAGCCGCGAGGGTGCGGCGAACCTGCTGCTGCGGAACGAGTTCACGACGGGCAACCACTGGGTGCGCTTCGACCTGGCCGGCTCCGGCACGAACACCGACGCCATCGGGGCGCGGGTCGTGGTCACGGCCGGCGGCGTCAGCCGCACGCGGCTGGTGAGCCCGGGATCGGCCTACCTGGCCTGCAGCGCGCCGGAGCCCCACTTCGGTCTGGGGAGCGCCACGGTCGTCGATCAGGTCGACATCCACTGGCCCAGCGGCCTGCACCAGACCTTCGGGCCGGTGCCGGTCGACCGCGTGCTGTCGGTGGTCGAGGGGCTCGAGCCCTCCCCCGCGCCCGACGAGGGTGGGCTGCCCCGCCTGACGAGTCTCGGTCAGGCCGTGCCCAACCCGTTCAACCCGTCGACGACGATCCGCTTCAGCCTCGACCGGCCGGCTCACGCCACGGTGACGGTGTACGCCGTCGACGGCCGTCCGGTGCGGACGCTGGCCGCCGCGGACTACCCTGCCGGCCACCATGCGGTGACGTGGCAGGGCACCGACGCGGGCGGGCGCCCGGTGGCCTCGGGCACCTACCTGTATCGGCTCGTGACCGACGCGGGATTCACCGCCACGGGGCGCATGACGCTGGTCAAGTAG
- a CDS encoding PqqD family protein, with protein sequence MTITSTSIFIPNPACPVREIGEGLVIMAPAGDMTHSLEDIGAFVWSHLDGQHDLEALADAVTAAYDVDRATAESDLKAFLADLLASGLVQAVD encoded by the coding sequence ATGACGATCACCAGCACGAGCATCTTCATCCCCAATCCGGCCTGTCCGGTGCGCGAGATCGGCGAAGGGCTGGTCATCATGGCGCCCGCAGGCGACATGACCCACAGCCTCGAGGACATCGGCGCCTTCGTCTGGAGCCATCTGGACGGGCAGCACGACCTCGAGGCCCTGGCCGACGCCGTCACCGCCGCGTACGACGTCGACCGCGCCACGGCCGAGTCCGATCTGAAGGCCTTCCTCGCGGATCTGCTCGCATCGGGCCTCGTGCAGGCCGTCGACTGA
- a CDS encoding nucleotidyltransferase family protein, with product MAREADYLIELVHAWAAGRQVGPTLPRGVAPETLWELLRAHNVETSLGPLLPGESRPADAARTMAESRHRTEILLLECERILPTITAAAGRAVLLKGAALALGAYPRPADRWFLDLDVLVPRDRVAPVCAALEAVGYRSLQGARNPLYYEKHHLHRILLGPQGSVVEVHWDLTLPHSVYRCDLDGVFARAEERPLGRLHAACAAPVDQIIHGVYQNIADGFVDLRRVMDMALLVRDHPDLDWGRLVGLAVNSGMDKALWISLHNMKLISGIGAPQSALNVLAPAGATRRTLLGLDTAAGCLRRRASRSEGYTPLLHLLLTPTPSRQFRELLRAAWVGEELLLDRGYDPARLPGFGRRTLIGLTRLRMLARAGMLASWAWVTG from the coding sequence ATGGCCCGTGAAGCCGACTACCTGATCGAACTCGTCCACGCCTGGGCCGCCGGCCGCCAGGTCGGGCCGACCCTGCCGCGCGGGGTCGCCCCCGAAACCCTCTGGGAGCTGCTGCGGGCCCACAACGTCGAGACCTCCCTCGGTCCGCTCCTGCCGGGCGAATCCCGTCCGGCGGACGCGGCCCGCACCATGGCCGAGTCGCGCCACCGCACCGAGATCCTGCTGCTCGAGTGCGAACGCATCCTGCCGACGATCACCGCCGCGGCGGGCCGGGCCGTGCTGCTGAAGGGGGCCGCCCTGGCCCTGGGGGCCTATCCCCGCCCGGCCGACCGCTGGTTCCTCGACCTGGACGTGCTGGTGCCCCGCGACCGGGTGGCGCCGGTCTGCGCCGCCCTCGAGGCCGTCGGCTACCGCTCCCTGCAGGGAGCCCGCAATCCGCTCTACTACGAGAAGCATCACCTGCACCGGATCCTGCTCGGACCCCAGGGCAGCGTCGTCGAGGTGCACTGGGACCTGACCCTGCCCCATTCGGTGTACCGCTGCGACCTGGATGGTGTCTTCGCCCGGGCCGAGGAGCGCCCTCTCGGCCGCCTGCACGCGGCCTGCGCCGCCCCGGTCGACCAGATCATCCACGGCGTCTACCAGAACATCGCCGACGGCTTCGTCGATCTGCGGCGGGTCATGGACATGGCCCTCCTGGTGCGGGACCACCCGGACCTGGACTGGGGCCGGCTCGTCGGTCTGGCCGTCAACTCAGGCATGGACAAGGCGTTGTGGATTTCACTTCATAATATGAAGTTGATTTCCGGCATCGGCGCGCCCCAATCGGCCCTGAACGTCCTGGCACCGGCCGGAGCCACCCGGCGCACCCTGCTCGGCCTCGATACCGCCGCTGGCTGCCTGCGCCGCCGCGCCTCCCGTTCCGAGGGCTACACTCCCCTGCTGCACCTCCTGCTGACGCCCACCCCGAGCCGCCAGTTCCGGGAACTGCTCCGGGCGGCGTGGGTGGGGGAAGAGCTGCTGCTCGACCGCGGCTACGATCCGGCCCGCCTGCCCGGGTTCGGCCGGCGCACGCTCATTGGTCTGACGCGGTTGCGGATGCTGGCCAGGGCGGGGATGCTGGCGTCCTGGGCCTGGGTCACCGGGTGA
- a CDS encoding transcriptional regulator: MKCEDLDDLLGTPARLAILATTATLPSVRDGRRWTFSALGRETGLADGNLHVQTRKLDDAGYLRRQRIRQGNREVTCFELTETGRRALRRFTGLLQDALEGGSGFADLSFDTPPPRRTDDDSRVW; this comes from the coding sequence ATGAAGTGCGAAGACCTGGACGATCTGCTCGGCACCCCGGCCCGTCTGGCCATCCTGGCCACCACGGCCACGCTGCCGTCGGTGCGCGACGGACGCCGCTGGACCTTCTCGGCCCTCGGGCGCGAGACCGGCCTGGCCGACGGCAACCTGCACGTCCAGACCCGCAAGCTCGACGACGCCGGGTACCTGCGGCGGCAGCGGATCCGGCAGGGCAATCGCGAGGTGACCTGCTTCGAACTGACCGAGACCGGTCGCCGGGCCCTGCGCCGCTTCACCGGGCTCCTGCAGGACGCCCTGGAAGGCGGCTCCGGGTTCGCGGATCTCAGCTTCGACACGCCGCCGCCGCGGCGGACGGACGACGACTCGCGGGTCTGGTGA
- the deoC gene encoding deoxyribose-phosphate aldolase, which produces MRIAIGADHGGFALKQELAGHLQKQGHQVLDMGTGSTAAVDYPTFARKVAEAVASGQAERGVMIDGAGIGSSMVANKVPGVRAAMAYDLSSARNGREHNDANLLTLGAGLIGGALARQIVDVFLTTDCTEPRHQRRVAMINETQGAPVVAAAAPVIAAEGLAGLSEADMARIVERLQTLLGAAPGGTYHAGPCVGTCPDTARAFIAMGAGRLTSGPAAPGRIPEELARYIDHTILKPDATRDMIAKVVAEAREHGFRSVCVNPGWVKTVADGLRGTDVLTCSVVGFPLGANTPDIKGMEARKAIRDGAKEIDMVINVGRLKGGDDDYVFRDILAVTDACRDGSAVSKVIIETALLSDDEKVRACELSKRARANFVKTSTGFASGGATAEDVALMASVVHGAGMEVKASGGIRNFSDARRMIDAGATRIGASASIAIVQEAVGAAPTAGATAGGGY; this is translated from the coding sequence ATGAGGATCGCGATCGGCGCCGACCACGGGGGCTTCGCGCTCAAGCAGGAACTGGCGGGCCATCTGCAGAAGCAGGGCCACCAGGTGCTGGACATGGGCACCGGATCCACCGCCGCGGTCGACTACCCGACATTCGCCCGCAAGGTGGCCGAGGCGGTGGCCTCGGGCCAGGCCGAGCGCGGCGTCATGATCGACGGCGCCGGCATCGGCTCGTCCATGGTGGCCAACAAGGTGCCCGGCGTGCGCGCGGCCATGGCCTACGACCTGAGCAGCGCCCGCAACGGCCGCGAGCACAACGACGCCAACCTGCTCACCCTCGGGGCCGGTCTCATCGGCGGGGCCCTGGCGCGGCAGATCGTCGACGTCTTCCTCACCACCGACTGCACCGAGCCCCGCCACCAGCGTCGCGTGGCCATGATCAACGAGACCCAGGGCGCCCCGGTCGTGGCGGCGGCCGCGCCGGTGATCGCCGCCGAGGGCCTGGCCGGGCTCTCCGAGGCCGACATGGCCCGCATCGTCGAGCGCCTGCAGACCCTGCTGGGCGCCGCGCCCGGCGGCACGTACCACGCCGGCCCCTGCGTCGGCACGTGTCCCGACACTGCGCGCGCCTTCATCGCCATGGGCGCCGGGCGCCTCACCAGCGGACCGGCGGCTCCGGGGCGGATCCCGGAGGAACTGGCCCGCTACATCGACCACACCATCCTCAAGCCCGACGCCACGCGCGACATGATCGCCAAGGTGGTGGCCGAGGCGCGCGAGCACGGTTTCCGCAGCGTGTGCGTGAATCCCGGCTGGGTGAAGACCGTCGCCGACGGCCTGCGCGGCACCGACGTCCTGACCTGCTCGGTGGTGGGCTTCCCCCTCGGCGCCAACACGCCGGACATCAAGGGCATGGAGGCCCGCAAGGCCATCCGCGACGGGGCGAAGGAGATCGACATGGTCATCAACGTCGGTCGGCTCAAGGGCGGCGACGACGACTACGTCTTCCGCGACATCCTGGCCGTGACCGACGCCTGCCGCGACGGCAGCGCCGTCAGCAAGGTCATCATCGAGACGGCCCTGCTCAGCGACGACGAGAAGGTGCGGGCGTGCGAACTCTCGAAGCGGGCGCGGGCCAACTTCGTCAAGACCTCCACCGGCTTCGCCTCGGGCGGGGCCACCGCCGAGGACGTCGCCCTGATGGCCTCGGTCGTCCACGGCGCCGGCATGGAAGTGAAGGCCAGCGGCGGCATCCGCAATTTCAGCGACGCGCGGCGCATGATCGACGCGGGGGCCACCCGCATCGGGGCCAGCGCCAGCATCGCCATCGTGCAGGAGGCGGTCGGCGCGGCGCCGACGGCCGGGGCCACCGCCGGCGGCGGCTACTAG
- a CDS encoding BMC domain-containing protein, with protein sequence MADALGMIECRSFAATVEAADAMVKAARVDLVGYEKTGGGYTTAIVRGDVAAVKAAVDAGQTAATRVGEIVAIHVIARPHANVDVVMPLGRQAEG encoded by the coding sequence ATGGCGGATGCCCTGGGAATGATCGAGTGCCGGAGTTTCGCCGCGACCGTCGAGGCCGCGGACGCGATGGTCAAGGCCGCGCGGGTCGACCTCGTGGGATACGAGAAGACGGGCGGCGGCTACACCACCGCCATCGTGCGCGGCGACGTAGCCGCGGTGAAGGCGGCGGTCGACGCCGGCCAGACCGCCGCCACCCGCGTGGGCGAGATCGTGGCCATCCACGTGATCGCGCGGCCGCACGCCAACGTCGACGTGGTGATGCCGCTGGGTCGCCAGGCCGAGGGCTAG
- a CDS encoding EutN/CcmL family microcompartment protein, with amino-acid sequence MNLARVLGAVVATRKEATLEGLKLLMLGVAGPDGKPTGGTVVAVDAVGAGEGEYVLYASGSSARQTVATEGKPVDAVVMAIVDSWDIDGEERYRKGDE; translated from the coding sequence ATGAATCTGGCGCGCGTGCTGGGAGCGGTGGTGGCCACACGGAAGGAGGCCACCCTCGAGGGGCTGAAGCTGCTGATGCTGGGCGTGGCCGGTCCCGACGGCAAGCCCACCGGCGGGACGGTCGTGGCCGTCGACGCGGTGGGGGCCGGCGAGGGCGAGTACGTCCTGTACGCCAGCGGCTCCTCGGCCCGTCAGACGGTGGCCACGGAAGGCAAGCCGGTCGACGCGGTCGTCATGGCCATCGTCGACAGCTGGGACATCGATGGCGAGGAGCGCTATCGGAAGGGCGATGAGTGA
- a CDS encoding aldehyde dehydrogenase EutE, producing MRRLTDQQVDRIARELAGRLGAGTPSASGPAAGAGRIDGPIRPVPGVRLDPALTTRHGEGEGVFNTVDLCIEAARAAFRALDRMTLAKRTEIIAAVRAAMLAQGDELARLAHRETGLGRYEHKCIKNRLVTEKTPGCEILAPGTVTGDHGLTLTEWAPFGVIGAITPTTNPTSTIICNTIGMLAAGNSVVFNVHPGARDCSMATVRALNRAITGVGGPANLVTAVAQPTIESATELMHHRGINLLVVTGGPGVVKAAMKSGKRAVSAGPGNPPVVVDATADLAKAARDIVHGASFDNNIICVDEKQVFVVEAAADALIRGMRAAGAYLVDQAELRRLEKVIFDEIRGPRTHGVINKKWVGKNAGAILAEIGVRAGDETKLVICDVPEDHPLVWSEQLMPVLPIVRVPDVDRAIALAKESEHGFGHSASMHSRDIDALSRMARTINTSIFVKNGPIVAGLGAGGEGYTSFTIASPTGEGLTTALSFSRQRRCVMVDHFRIV from the coding sequence ATGCGCCGGCTGACGGATCAGCAGGTGGATCGCATCGCCCGCGAGCTGGCCGGCCGGCTGGGGGCAGGGACGCCCTCGGCATCCGGTCCCGCGGCCGGCGCCGGACGGATCGACGGACCGATCCGCCCGGTGCCGGGCGTCCGGCTCGACCCCGCCCTGACCACGCGGCACGGCGAGGGCGAGGGCGTCTTCAACACGGTCGACCTGTGCATCGAGGCGGCCCGGGCGGCGTTCCGGGCGCTCGACCGCATGACCCTGGCCAAGCGCACCGAGATCATCGCCGCCGTCCGCGCGGCGATGCTGGCCCAGGGCGACGAACTGGCGCGGCTGGCCCACCGGGAGACCGGGCTCGGCCGCTACGAGCACAAGTGCATCAAGAACCGGCTCGTCACCGAGAAGACGCCGGGCTGCGAGATCCTCGCGCCCGGCACCGTCACCGGCGACCACGGCCTGACCCTGACCGAGTGGGCCCCCTTCGGCGTCATCGGCGCCATCACGCCCACGACGAATCCCACCAGCACGATCATCTGCAACACCATCGGCATGCTCGCGGCGGGCAACAGCGTGGTGTTCAACGTCCATCCCGGCGCCCGGGACTGCTCGATGGCCACGGTGCGCGCCCTGAACCGCGCCATCACCGGGGTCGGCGGTCCGGCCAACCTGGTGACGGCGGTGGCGCAGCCCACGATCGAATCAGCGACCGAACTCATGCACCACAGGGGCATCAACCTGCTGGTGGTCACGGGCGGTCCCGGCGTCGTCAAGGCGGCCATGAAATCCGGCAAGCGGGCGGTGAGCGCCGGTCCGGGCAACCCGCCCGTGGTGGTCGACGCCACGGCCGACCTCGCCAAGGCGGCCCGCGACATCGTCCACGGCGCGAGCTTCGACAACAACATCATCTGCGTCGACGAGAAGCAGGTCTTCGTGGTGGAGGCCGCGGCGGACGCGCTCATCAGGGGCATGCGCGCCGCGGGCGCCTACCTGGTCGACCAGGCCGAGCTGCGCCGCCTCGAGAAGGTGATCTTCGACGAGATCCGCGGTCCGCGCACCCACGGCGTGATCAACAAGAAGTGGGTGGGGAAGAACGCGGGCGCGATCCTGGCCGAGATCGGCGTGCGCGCGGGGGACGAGACGAAGCTCGTCATCTGCGACGTGCCGGAAGATCATCCGCTCGTCTGGTCCGAGCAGCTCATGCCCGTGCTGCCGATCGTGCGGGTGCCCGACGTCGATCGGGCCATCGCCCTGGCCAAGGAGTCCGAGCACGGCTTCGGCCACTCGGCCAGCATGCACTCGCGGGACATCGACGCCCTGAGCCGCATGGCGCGCACCATCAACACCAGCATCTTCGTCAAGAACGGCCCCATCGTGGCCGGCCTCGGAGCCGGCGGCGAGGGTTATACCAGCTTCACCATCGCCAGCCCCACCGGCGAGGGCCTCACCACGGCGCTGAGCTTCTCGCGGCAGCGGCGGTGCGTGATGGTCGACCACTTCAGGATCGTGTGA
- a CDS encoding BMC domain-containing protein, with product MAQKATAPQTPAPQALALLEYASVSAGVAAVDRMLKESPVALLRCGSVHPGRYLALVGGTVAATAVAHGAGAAVGCERNRLADEVLLPDPHPALAAAVMGARAAPTGDALGVVEMGSSPGLLRALDAVLKAVPVGLVEVRLADDLGGHALAQIDGLIQDVQEALEMMTAAAGPRLVDTALLPRLDDTLRDVLGAGTRFAACAHRTPAGAEILGGEV from the coding sequence ATGGCGCAGAAGGCGACCGCCCCGCAGACCCCGGCACCGCAGGCCCTGGCCCTGCTCGAGTACGCCTCGGTGAGCGCCGGCGTGGCGGCGGTCGACCGCATGCTGAAGGAGTCGCCCGTGGCGCTGCTGCGCTGCGGGTCGGTGCATCCCGGGCGTTATCTGGCCCTGGTGGGGGGCACCGTGGCCGCGACCGCGGTGGCCCACGGGGCCGGCGCCGCGGTCGGGTGCGAACGGAACCGCCTGGCCGACGAGGTCCTGCTGCCGGATCCGCATCCGGCGCTGGCCGCCGCAGTCATGGGGGCGCGCGCCGCTCCCACGGGGGACGCCCTGGGGGTCGTCGAGATGGGTTCGTCCCCCGGACTGCTGCGGGCGCTCGACGCCGTGCTGAAGGCGGTGCCGGTGGGCCTGGTCGAGGTGCGCCTGGCCGACGACCTCGGCGGCCACGCCCTGGCCCAGATCGACGGCCTGATCCAGGACGTGCAGGAGGCGCTGGAGATGATGACGGCCGCGGCGGGGCCGCGCCTGGTGGACACGGCCCTGCTGCCGCGGCTCGACGACACCCTGCGCGACGTGCTCGGCGCCGGCACCCGCTTCGCCGCCTGCGCGCACCGCACCCCGGCCGGCGCAGAGATCCTCGGCGGGGAGGTCTAG
- a CDS encoding EutN/CcmL family microcompartment protein, producing MFLGRVIGRMVCGVVYPGLEGVPLLWVQPLDKRQRPEGKAFVCADGTRMAGPGETVYWEASREAALTLERTFVPVDHAVVGLVDDIQLDDEPDGEASR from the coding sequence ATGTTCCTCGGACGCGTCATCGGCCGCATGGTGTGCGGCGTCGTCTACCCGGGCCTGGAGGGCGTGCCCCTGCTCTGGGTGCAGCCCCTGGACAAGCGGCAGCGGCCCGAGGGCAAGGCATTCGTCTGCGCCGACGGCACGCGCATGGCCGGTCCCGGCGAGACGGTGTACTGGGAAGCCAGCCGCGAGGCGGCCCTCACCCTCGAGCGGACCTTCGTCCCGGTCGATCACGCGGTGGTCGGGCTGGTCGACGACATCCAGCTCGACGACGAACCGGACGGGGAGGCCTCCCGATGA
- a CDS encoding EutN/CcmL family microcompartment protein: MILARVAGRLVSTIHDRHMDGQRLLVLDKLDARGEPTGGYVIALDSVGAGHGETVVMLDEGNGARQILGSRTAPVRSIVVGIVDRVDVAPDGESGA, encoded by the coding sequence ATGATCCTCGCCCGCGTGGCCGGCCGCCTCGTCTCCACCATCCACGACCGCCACATGGATGGGCAGCGCCTGCTCGTGCTCGACAAGCTCGACGCCCGCGGCGAGCCCACCGGCGGCTACGTCATCGCCCTGGACAGCGTGGGGGCGGGCCACGGCGAAACCGTGGTCATGCTCGACGAGGGGAACGGCGCCCGCCAGATCCTCGGCAGCCGCACCGCCCCGGTGCGGTCGATCGTCGTGGGGATCGTCGATCGGGTGGACGTGGCGCCGGACGGGGAGTCCGGGGCCTGA